The proteins below come from a single Serpentinimonas raichei genomic window:
- a CDS encoding FGGY-family carbohydrate kinase has product MEHLLAIDNGTQSVRALLFDLQGNLVAKSQVPLTAYFSDQPGWVEHPVEGYWSALCAACQALWVNCPVPKSSIKGVSVTTQRGTVINLDAQGQPLRAAMVWLDQRRTEQVPRLSWWWRAGFGLLGVGETIDQVIAQAEANWIAAHQPDIWQRTDKFLLLSGYLNHRLCGQFIDSIGSQVGYLPFDYKGQRWAGALDWKWQALAPIKRRMLPELVPPGTVMGQISAAAAQQTGIPVGLPLLAAAADKACEVLGAGCLDSHIGCLSYGTTATINSTTRRYVEVSPFIPPYPAALPGHYSTEVQIFRGYWMVNWFKEEFGLQEQLRAAEQGVAVETLFEQLVDAVPPGSMGLLLQPYWTPGLRHPGPEARGAMIGFSDVHNRAHFYRAILEGLAYALRQGKERIEQRSGVPITALRVSGGGSQSDAAMQLTADVFGLETARPHVYETSGLGAAIDAAVGLGLHPNFPSAIASMTRIGRTFEPNANNRQIYDELYARVYCQMYERLLPLYREIQDITTQVAQAGAKAQQGRSGRQ; this is encoded by the coding sequence TTGGAACACCTGCTCGCCATCGACAACGGCACGCAAAGCGTGCGCGCGCTGCTGTTCGATCTGCAAGGCAACTTGGTGGCCAAGTCGCAGGTGCCGCTGACCGCGTATTTCTCCGACCAGCCCGGCTGGGTCGAGCACCCGGTCGAGGGCTACTGGAGCGCCTTGTGCGCCGCTTGTCAGGCGCTGTGGGTCAACTGCCCGGTGCCTAAATCGTCGATCAAAGGGGTGTCGGTCACCACCCAGCGCGGCACCGTGATCAACCTCGACGCCCAAGGCCAACCCCTGCGCGCCGCGATGGTCTGGCTGGACCAGCGCCGCACCGAGCAGGTGCCGCGCCTGAGCTGGTGGTGGCGCGCCGGCTTTGGGCTGCTGGGGGTGGGTGAGACCATCGATCAGGTGATCGCCCAGGCCGAAGCCAACTGGATTGCCGCCCACCAGCCCGACATCTGGCAGCGCACCGACAAGTTTTTGCTGCTCTCGGGCTACCTGAACCACCGCCTGTGCGGGCAGTTCATCGACTCGATCGGCTCGCAGGTCGGCTACCTGCCCTTCGACTACAAGGGCCAGCGCTGGGCCGGCGCGCTGGACTGGAAATGGCAGGCGCTGGCCCCGATCAAGCGCCGCATGTTGCCCGAGCTGGTTCCACCCGGCACGGTGATGGGTCAAATCAGCGCCGCCGCGGCGCAGCAGACCGGCATTCCGGTCGGCTTGCCGTTGCTGGCCGCCGCCGCCGACAAGGCCTGCGAGGTGCTGGGGGCCGGTTGCCTGGACTCGCACATCGGCTGCCTCTCCTATGGCACCACGGCCACCATCAACAGCACCACCCGGCGCTATGTCGAGGTCAGCCCCTTCATTCCACCGTATCCGGCGGCGCTGCCGGGCCACTACAGCACCGAGGTGCAGATTTTCCGTGGCTACTGGATGGTGAACTGGTTCAAGGAAGAGTTCGGTTTGCAAGAGCAACTGCGCGCCGCCGAGCAGGGGGTGGCGGTGGAGACGCTGTTTGAACAACTCGTCGATGCGGTGCCGCCGGGATCGATGGGGCTGCTGCTGCAACCCTACTGGACGCCGGGGCTGCGCCATCCGGGGCCGGAAGCCCGTGGTGCCATGATCGGTTTTAGCGACGTGCACAACCGGGCCCATTTTTACCGCGCCATCCTGGAGGGCTTGGCCTATGCCCTGCGCCAAGGCAAGGAGCGCATCGAGCAGCGCAGCGGGGTGCCGATCACGGCCTTGCGCGTCTCGGGCGGCGGCTCGCAAAGCGATGCCGCCATGCAACTGACGGCCGATGTGTTTGGGCTCGAGACCGCGCGCCCCCATGTGTACGAGACCTCGGGCCTGGGGGCGGCGATCGACGCCGCGGTGGGCTTGGGGCTGCACCCCAATTTCCCGTCAGCGATTGCCAGCATGACGCGCATCGGCCGAACTTTCGAGCCCAACGCCAACAACCGGCAGATCTACGACGAGCTGTATGCCCGTGTGTACTGCCAGATGTACGAGCGCTTGTTGCCGCTGTACCGCGAGATTCAGGACATCACCACGCAGGTGGCGCAGGCTGGCGCCAAGGCGCAGCAAGGCCGCTCAGGCAGGCAATAG
- a CDS encoding cell division protein FtsZ → MITPLQAGLLLLGLALLVALLLYNLWNARRQRPRRPEAAASAQLPPGAQAESERRIDPVLGSLAQQPTAAGQDATAVPDLPKVVQPQQVLDARLDAIALLLSDQVVSGDAILAALPASRRIDGKPFYVEAQNTPSQQWELPRPGERYQNVRAGIQLVNRAGALNEIGFSQFIQRLDELADTLQLRPEYPDMMQEVARARTLDQFALAHDAQLSFYVRARRAAWSPGYLTQHAARVGFVAGLLPGRLVLPASTAGAAAVLVLQYETQAALADDPEQAVLNQFSVALDVPHVARSERPYVRLRESVQQLAHSMEGLVCDGAGTPLQSDAMDQIGAELEALCEALQARELAPGSVLARRLFS, encoded by the coding sequence GTGATCACGCCCTTGCAAGCCGGTCTGCTGCTGCTGGGGCTGGCGCTGCTGGTGGCGCTGCTGCTCTACAACCTCTGGAACGCCCGGCGTCAGCGCCCGCGCCGCCCCGAAGCCGCTGCGTCGGCGCAGTTGCCGCCGGGGGCGCAGGCCGAATCCGAACGGCGCATCGACCCGGTGTTGGGGTCGCTGGCGCAGCAGCCGACCGCCGCTGGACAGGACGCCACGGCCGTGCCCGACCTGCCCAAGGTGGTGCAGCCGCAACAGGTGCTCGATGCCCGGCTCGACGCCATCGCCCTGCTGCTGAGCGATCAGGTGGTGTCGGGTGACGCCATCTTGGCCGCTTTGCCGGCAAGCCGGCGCATCGACGGCAAGCCGTTTTATGTCGAGGCGCAAAACACCCCATCGCAGCAATGGGAACTGCCGCGCCCGGGGGAGCGCTACCAGAATGTGCGGGCCGGCATCCAACTGGTGAATCGGGCCGGCGCGCTCAATGAGATCGGCTTTTCCCAGTTCATCCAGCGCCTCGATGAACTGGCCGACACCCTGCAGCTGCGCCCCGAGTACCCCGACATGATGCAAGAAGTGGCGCGTGCCCGCACGCTCGACCAGTTTGCGCTGGCTCACGACGCGCAGTTGTCGTTTTATGTGCGCGCCCGGCGTGCCGCCTGGAGCCCGGGTTACCTGACGCAGCACGCGGCGCGGGTGGGGTTTGTGGCGGGCTTGTTGCCGGGCCGTCTGGTGCTGCCCGCCAGCACAGCGGGCGCGGCGGCGGTGCTGGTGCTGCAGTACGAGACCCAAGCCGCCTTGGCCGACGACCCCGAGCAAGCGGTGCTGAATCAGTTTTCGGTGGCGCTTGATGTGCCGCACGTGGCGCGCAGCGAGCGCCCCTACGTGCGGCTGCGCGAGTCGGTGCAGCAGCTGGCGCACAGCATGGAAGGGCTGGTCTGCGACGGCGCCGGTACCCCCTTACAGAGCGATGCCATGGACCAGATCGGGGCCGAGCTGGAGGCCCTGTGCGAGGCCCTGCAAGCGCGCGAATTGGCGCCCGGTTCGGTGCTGGCGCGGCGCTTGTTTAGCTAA
- a CDS encoding outer membrane protein assembly factor BamD produces the protein MFLSRLSALAPARARAGRSFAALAVAVVLLSACASGPTADPTADWSPNRLHAEAVAERERGNFERAITLFERLEGRAAGTLLAQQAQLEKAFAHYRAGEQAQAIATLDRFMRLHPASPALDYALYLKGLVNFQDNLGFLGFLANVDLSERDQRAARQSFEAFRELVDRFPESRYAPDARLRLAHIVNSLAQSEVNVARYYFSRGAYVAAINRAQVALTDFQGVPAAEEALYLKYRSYQALGMTDLAADARRVLVLNFPQSAFLGQGAAAERAPWWRLW, from the coding sequence ATGTTTCTGAGCCGATTATCCGCTCTCGCCCCGGCGCGAGCCCGTGCAGGCCGTTCCTTTGCGGCGCTGGCCGTTGCGGTCGTGCTGCTGAGCGCCTGCGCCAGCGGCCCAACCGCCGATCCCACCGCCGACTGGAGCCCCAACCGCCTGCACGCCGAGGCCGTGGCCGAGCGCGAGCGGGGCAACTTCGAGCGCGCCATCACGCTGTTCGAGCGCCTCGAGGGCCGCGCCGCCGGCACCTTGCTGGCGCAGCAAGCGCAGCTCGAAAAAGCCTTCGCTCACTACCGCGCCGGTGAACAGGCGCAGGCCATCGCCACGCTGGACCGGTTCATGCGCCTGCACCCGGCCAGCCCGGCGCTCGACTACGCGCTCTACCTCAAGGGCTTGGTCAACTTCCAAGACAACCTCGGCTTTTTGGGCTTCTTGGCCAATGTCGATCTGTCCGAGCGCGACCAGCGGGCGGCCCGTCAATCCTTCGAGGCCTTTCGTGAATTGGTCGATCGCTTCCCCGAATCGCGCTACGCCCCCGACGCGCGGCTGCGTCTGGCGCACATCGTGAATTCGCTGGCGCAGTCCGAAGTCAACGTGGCGCGCTACTACTTTAGCCGTGGCGCCTACGTGGCCGCCATCAACCGCGCCCAGGTGGCGCTGACCGACTTCCAAGGCGTGCCGGCCGCCGAAGAAGCGCTCTACCTCAAATACCGCTCCTACCAGGCGCTGGGCATGACCGATCTGGCCGCCGATGCGCGCCGCGTGCTGGTGCTCAACTTCCCGCAAAGCGCCTTCTTGGGCCAAGGCGCGGCGGCCGAACGCGCCCCGTGGTGGCGCCTGTGGTAG
- a CDS encoding DUF4212 domain-containing protein, giving the protein MRDRALYWRRIKALTLLLLLVWFGVTFGVSFYAREWDFYFFGWPFGFWVAAQGAIVVYGLLIAFYAWAANRLDDLHGVVEPPDIHEPRRH; this is encoded by the coding sequence ATGCGCGACCGGGCCTTGTACTGGCGCCGCATCAAGGCGTTGACGCTTTTGCTGCTGCTGGTCTGGTTTGGCGTCACTTTCGGAGTGAGTTTTTACGCCCGTGAGTGGGATTTCTATTTTTTCGGCTGGCCCTTTGGTTTTTGGGTCGCGGCTCAGGGGGCGATCGTGGTCTATGGCCTGCTGATCGCGTTCTATGCCTGGGCGGCCAACCGGCTCGACGACCTCCACGGGGTGGTCGAGCCGCCTGATATCCACGAGCCCCGGCGCCACTGA
- a CDS encoding tetratricopeptide repeat protein: MAARVAALGWQGLGPALAGAATLLGGQGLGARVWLWCWRRNRLDAAALAALAYWRARSGRPRAALRWQGRCVQLRPQSGQAHFNLGFLLEQLQQDEAARLAFERATELAPQLDLAWFGLARCLERQGRLDEALQAYQRNATLQPWSPHAHAAMARLQQRLGRPEQAQALIAHLRGFEPRVAAALQQELQPRGPAPGRAAAHPLVGTRTQQEAA, encoded by the coding sequence ATGGCTGCGCGCGTGGCGGCCCTTGGGTGGCAAGGGCTGGGGCCGGCCTTGGCGGGCGCGGCCACCTTGCTGGGTGGGCAGGGCTTGGGGGCGCGGGTGTGGCTGTGGTGTTGGCGGCGCAACCGCCTCGACGCCGCCGCGCTCGCCGCGCTGGCTTACTGGCGCGCCCGCAGCGGGCGCCCGCGCGCTGCCTTGCGCTGGCAAGGGCGCTGTGTGCAACTGCGGCCCCAGAGCGGCCAAGCCCATTTCAACCTTGGCTTCTTGCTGGAGCAGTTGCAGCAAGACGAGGCCGCCCGGTTGGCTTTCGAGCGCGCCACCGAACTGGCGCCGCAGCTCGATCTGGCCTGGTTTGGGCTGGCGCGCTGCCTCGAGCGCCAAGGTCGGCTCGACGAAGCCTTGCAGGCCTACCAACGCAACGCCACGCTGCAACCCTGGAGCCCGCACGCGCACGCGGCGATGGCGCGGCTGCAGCAGCGGCTGGGGCGGCCCGAGCAGGCGCAAGCCCTGATCGCGCACCTGCGCGGCTTCGAGCCCCGGGTGGCGGCCGCTTTGCAACAGGAGTTGCAGCCTAGGGGGCCCGCGCCGGGCCGGGCGGCAGCGCATCCCTTGGTGGGCACCCGCACGCAGCAGGAGGCGGCCTGA
- the rpsR gene encoding 30S ribosomal protein S18: MPAPKRFNKDKRPKRNTQSLLFKRKKFCRFTVAGVVEVDYKDVDVLRDFISENGKITPARLTGTRAFYQRQVTTAIKRARFLALLPYSDQHRV; this comes from the coding sequence ATGCCAGCTCCGAAACGTTTCAATAAAGACAAGCGCCCCAAGCGCAACACCCAGTCGCTTTTGTTCAAGCGCAAAAAATTCTGCCGCTTCACCGTGGCCGGCGTGGTCGAGGTGGACTACAAAGACGTCGATGTGCTGCGCGATTTCATCTCGGAAAACGGCAAGATCACCCCGGCCCGTCTGACCGGCACCCGTGCCTTTTACCAGCGTCAGGTGACGACGGCGATCAAGCGCGCGCGCTTTCTTGCCCTGCTGCCGTACTCCGACCAGCACCGCGTCTAA
- a CDS encoding NUDIX hydrolase: protein MTHSPIKHCRQCGAAVQHRLPDDGDTRVRAICPACGTVHYQNPLNVVGTVPVWGPDGEQVLLCLRNIEPRRGKWTLPAGFMELDESTAAGAVRETIEEAGAQIELQGLFTVLSVARVGQVHLYYRARLLSDQFAPGYETIEARLFSEDQIPWDELAFRTVKVTLEHYFADRRRGQFQVHNGEIV, encoded by the coding sequence ATGACGCATTCGCCCATCAAACACTGCCGCCAGTGCGGCGCGGCGGTGCAGCACCGGCTGCCCGACGACGGCGACACCCGGGTGCGCGCCATCTGCCCGGCCTGTGGCACCGTCCACTACCAAAACCCGCTCAACGTGGTGGGCACGGTGCCGGTCTGGGGCCCCGACGGCGAGCAGGTGCTGCTGTGCCTGCGCAACATCGAGCCGCGGCGCGGCAAGTGGACGCTGCCGGCCGGCTTCATGGAACTGGACGAAAGCACCGCCGCCGGGGCGGTGCGCGAAACCATCGAAGAAGCCGGGGCGCAGATCGAGCTGCAAGGGCTGTTCACCGTGCTCAGCGTGGCCCGCGTCGGCCAGGTTCATCTGTACTACCGGGCCCGGCTGCTGAGCGACCAGTTCGCGCCCGGTTACGAGACCATCGAGGCGCGGCTGTTCAGCGAAGATCAAATCCCGTGGGACGAACTGGCTTTTCGCACCGTCAAGGTCACGCTCGAGCACTACTTCGCCGACCGGCGCCGTGGCCAGTTTCAGGTGCACAACGGCGAGATCGTTTAG
- the rpsF gene encoding 30S ribosomal protein S6, with protein sequence MRHFEIIMLIHPDQSEQVPAMLERYKGMIAAGGGLIHRIEDWGRRQMAYQINKLSKAHYLCINIEANQAVMAELDHAFRFNDAVLRHLVVQRKQADTGPSAMMRSVEREESRKANQQEAAA encoded by the coding sequence ATGCGTCATTTTGAAATCATCATGTTGATCCACCCGGATCAGAGCGAACAGGTGCCCGCCATGCTGGAGCGCTACAAGGGCATGATCGCCGCTGGCGGCGGTCTGATCCACCGCATCGAAGACTGGGGTCGGCGCCAAATGGCCTACCAGATCAACAAGCTGTCGAAGGCGCACTACCTGTGCATCAACATCGAGGCCAATCAGGCCGTGATGGCCGAACTCGACCACGCCTTTCGCTTCAACGACGCCGTGTTGCGCCACCTCGTGGTGCAGCGCAAGCAGGCCGACACCGGCCCATCGGCCATGATGCGCTCGGTGGAGCGCGAAGAGTCGCGCAAGGCCAATCAGCAAGAGGCCGCTGCTTAA
- a CDS encoding sodium:solute symporter family protein, whose translation MSMPPRSPPAKPTAQRSFERQLHKVFLLYTGAFLLFVGCLALLEQMGLPRHWIGMSFLLGNIVVYAAIGILSRTVDPVEYYVAGRRVPAFYNGMATSADWMSAASFIGLAGTLYMHGYSGLAFVLGWTGGYCLVAFFMAPYLRRFGQFTIPDFLAERYGGLWPRLLGIAAAILCSFVYIVAQIYGVGLITSRLTGVAFEVGVFLGLGGILVCSFLGGMRAVTWTQVAQYIVLIIAYLVPVVWLSVQQTGSPLPQLVYGQQLQLITEREQELMRDPAELQVRAIYQQQALLLQERLQDPELALERLRVLARERVQALRDFNASPSVIAQAEQDLAALPRDPRSARLLWERQLQEAQQKSLPLGGMQPHAQAFAGDPDGSPAEQQAFHESRLNFLALVFCLVVGTAALPHILMRYYTVPNARAARQSVAWSLLFIGLLYVSAPALAVMVKFEVFHVLVGTPFDQLPDWVAAWSRIDAELLRVSDVNLDGLLQLNEISIGSDIIVLAAPEIAGLPYVIAALVAAGGLAAALSTADGLLLTMANALSHDLYYKMIDPHASTARRVTVSKVVLLVVALAAAYVAAQKPADILFMVSAAFSLAGAAFFPALVLGIFWKRTTGSAAVLGMLSGLGVTLYYMISTQPWLRSVFGVEGPVDLWWGIEPISAGVFGVPVGFAVMVAVSLVTRRPPLRVQALVEQVRSGL comes from the coding sequence ATGAGCATGCCCCCACGCTCGCCGCCCGCCAAGCCGACCGCACAGCGCAGCTTTGAACGCCAACTGCACAAGGTTTTTTTGCTCTACACCGGGGCGTTTTTGCTGTTTGTGGGGTGTCTGGCGTTGCTGGAGCAGATGGGGCTGCCGCGGCATTGGATCGGCATGAGTTTTTTGCTGGGCAACATCGTGGTCTATGCGGCGATCGGCATCCTGAGCCGCACCGTCGATCCGGTCGAGTATTACGTGGCCGGGCGGCGGGTGCCGGCGTTTTACAACGGCATGGCCACCAGCGCCGACTGGATGTCGGCCGCCTCCTTCATCGGTCTGGCCGGCACGCTCTACATGCATGGCTACAGCGGGCTGGCGTTCGTGCTGGGCTGGACCGGTGGCTATTGCCTCGTGGCCTTTTTCATGGCGCCCTATCTGCGCCGTTTTGGGCAGTTCACCATCCCCGATTTTCTGGCCGAGCGCTACGGCGGGCTGTGGCCGCGCCTGTTGGGCATCGCAGCCGCCATCCTGTGCTCCTTCGTCTACATCGTGGCGCAAATCTATGGCGTCGGGCTGATCACCTCGCGCCTGACCGGGGTGGCGTTCGAGGTCGGCGTGTTCCTGGGTTTGGGCGGGATCTTGGTTTGCTCCTTTTTGGGTGGCATGCGCGCCGTCACCTGGACCCAGGTGGCGCAATACATCGTGCTGATCATCGCCTACCTGGTGCCGGTGGTGTGGCTGTCGGTGCAGCAGACCGGTTCGCCGTTGCCGCAACTGGTCTATGGGCAGCAGTTGCAACTGATCACCGAGCGCGAGCAGGAGCTGATGCGCGACCCGGCCGAGTTGCAGGTGCGCGCCATCTACCAGCAGCAGGCCCTGTTGCTGCAAGAGCGGCTGCAAGACCCAGAGCTGGCGCTGGAGCGCTTGCGCGTGCTGGCGCGCGAGCGGGTGCAGGCGCTGCGCGATTTCAATGCCTCGCCATCGGTGATTGCCCAAGCGGAGCAGGATTTGGCAGCGCTGCCGCGCGACCCCCGCAGCGCCCGCCTGCTGTGGGAGCGCCAGTTGCAGGAGGCGCAGCAAAAATCGCTGCCGCTGGGCGGCATGCAGCCGCACGCGCAGGCTTTTGCGGGCGACCCCGACGGCAGCCCGGCCGAGCAGCAGGCGTTTCACGAGTCGCGCCTGAACTTTTTGGCGCTGGTGTTTTGCCTGGTGGTGGGCACCGCCGCCTTGCCGCATATCTTGATGCGCTACTACACCGTGCCCAATGCCCGGGCGGCGCGGCAGTCGGTGGCGTGGTCGCTGCTGTTCATCGGCTTGCTCTACGTGAGCGCGCCGGCGCTGGCGGTGATGGTCAAGTTCGAGGTTTTTCATGTGCTGGTGGGCACCCCGTTTGACCAGTTGCCCGACTGGGTGGCGGCTTGGAGCCGCATCGACGCCGAGCTGCTGCGCGTCAGCGACGTGAACCTCGACGGTCTGCTGCAGCTCAACGAAATCAGCATCGGCTCCGACATCATCGTGCTGGCCGCACCCGAAATCGCTGGCCTGCCCTATGTGATTGCGGCGCTGGTGGCGGCGGGCGGGCTGGCGGCGGCGCTCTCGACCGCCGACGGGCTGCTGCTGACCATGGCCAACGCGCTCAGCCACGATCTGTACTACAAAATGATCGACCCGCACGCCTCCACCGCGCGGCGGGTCACGGTCTCCAAGGTGGTGCTGCTGGTGGTGGCGCTGGCGGCGGCCTATGTGGCGGCGCAAAAACCGGCCGATATTTTGTTCATGGTGTCGGCGGCGTTTTCGCTGGCCGGGGCTGCTTTTTTTCCGGCGCTGGTGCTGGGCATCTTCTGGAAACGCACCACCGGCAGCGCGGCGGTGCTGGGCATGCTCAGCGGCCTCGGGGTCACGCTGTACTACATGATCAGCACCCAGCCGTGGCTGCGCTCGGTCTTTGGTGTCGAGGGACCGGTCGATCTGTGGTGGGGGATCGAGCCGATTTCGGCCGGGGTGTTTGGGGTGCCGGTGGGCTTTGCCGTCATGGTGGCCGTGAGCCTGGTGACGCGGCGTCCGCCGCTGCGCGTGCAGGCCCTTGTGGAGCAGGTGCGAAGCGGGTTATAA
- the priB gene encoding primosomal replication protein N, with protein sequence MAEPATEARNPHNRLHLEATVVGSNPLRYTPAAIPVIDVLLEHQSLQLESGQQRQVALQLKAVGFGAIAESLAKLPLGVLLQAQGFLAHTRNGKGIVLHIQEFKLI encoded by the coding sequence GTGGCTGAACCCGCAACCGAGGCCCGCAACCCGCACAACCGCCTGCACCTAGAAGCCACCGTGGTGGGAAGCAACCCGCTGCGCTATACCCCGGCTGCCATACCCGTGATCGATGTGCTGCTCGAGCACCAGTCATTGCAGCTTGAGTCGGGGCAGCAGCGTCAGGTGGCGTTGCAGCTCAAGGCGGTGGGTTTTGGTGCCATAGCCGAGTCACTGGCCAAGCTGCCGCTGGGGGTGCTGCTGCAAGCACAGGGCTTTTTGGCCCACACCCGCAACGGCAAGGGGATCGTGTTGCACATTCAAGAATTTAAACTCATTTGA
- a CDS encoding YcjF family protein — MNPQPQRALLTILVHAAMADGQKADSERQFIRELAQQLDAEAGAAQLSQALQDALLKRVTLAQAVAQLEDAEQRQLAYEWALAVCDADGVASTAEQAFLSQLRAQLGFTGTAVAQELEQLERQTHSVAAAAYADDFLDADERTPEVAPAAQGWAAAPKAAMAMAGVGALAAGVAGAAALSGRNPAQQPAQRLAQNQPQSVAGNPALDSMILRYAILNGALELLPQSWATVAIIPLQVKMVYRIGKAHGVALDQGHIREFIAAAGVGMGSQYLEQFGRRLLGGLVGKMAGRTVGGLAGRATGVAFSFATTYALGQLAKRYYAGGRVMSTDVLRQTFQGLLGPAKNLQQQHLPEIQARARTLNAGEVLRLVKGGI; from the coding sequence ATGAACCCGCAACCCCAACGCGCCCTGCTCACGATTTTGGTCCATGCCGCCATGGCCGACGGCCAAAAGGCCGACAGCGAGCGCCAGTTCATCCGCGAGCTGGCGCAGCAGCTCGACGCAGAGGCCGGCGCTGCGCAACTGTCGCAGGCGCTGCAGGATGCGCTGCTCAAGCGTGTCACGCTGGCGCAGGCGGTGGCGCAACTCGAAGACGCCGAGCAGCGCCAACTGGCTTATGAGTGGGCGCTGGCGGTGTGCGATGCCGACGGCGTGGCCAGCACCGCCGAGCAGGCGTTTTTGTCGCAACTGCGGGCACAGCTTGGGTTCACCGGAACGGCGGTGGCGCAAGAGCTCGAGCAACTGGAGCGGCAAACGCACTCGGTGGCCGCAGCCGCCTATGCCGACGATTTTCTGGACGCCGACGAGCGCACCCCAGAGGTGGCCCCGGCCGCGCAGGGATGGGCGGCAGCGCCCAAGGCCGCCATGGCCATGGCGGGTGTGGGGGCCTTGGCGGCCGGGGTGGCGGGTGCAGCGGCGCTGTCGGGGCGCAACCCGGCGCAGCAGCCGGCCCAGCGCCTGGCCCAAAATCAGCCTCAGAGCGTGGCGGGCAACCCGGCGCTGGATTCGATGATCCTGCGCTACGCCATCCTCAACGGCGCGCTGGAGCTGCTGCCGCAATCGTGGGCCACGGTGGCCATCATCCCCTTGCAGGTCAAGATGGTGTACCGCATCGGCAAGGCGCACGGGGTGGCGCTGGACCAAGGGCATATCCGAGAATTCATCGCCGCTGCCGGGGTCGGGATGGGTTCGCAGTACCTGGAGCAGTTTGGGCGCCGCCTGCTCGGTGGCCTGGTCGGCAAGATGGCTGGGCGCACGGTGGGCGGCTTGGCCGGGCGCGCCACCGGGGTGGCGTTTTCCTTTGCCACCACCTACGCGCTGGGCCAGTTGGCCAAGCGCTACTACGCCGGTGGGCGCGTGATGTCCACCGATGTGTTGCGCCAGACTTTCCAGGGTTTGCTGGGGCCGGCCAAAAACCTGCAACAGCAGCACCTGCCCGAGATTCAGGCGCGCGCGCGCACCCTGAACGCAGGCGAGGTGCTGCGTCTGGTCAAGGGCGGTATTTGA
- the rplI gene encoding 50S ribosomal protein L9, whose translation MQIILLDKVINLGNLGDVVKVKDGYARNFLIPNGRARRATQAAVAEFQARRADLETAAAAKLASAQELGAKLGGVGLKLSQKAGVDGRLFGSVTNHDIADALGRQGFAVNKAQVRMPNGLLKNVGEYTVQVALHTDVVVDVNVSVLGETA comes from the coding sequence ATGCAAATCATTCTGCTCGACAAAGTCATCAACCTCGGCAACCTGGGCGATGTGGTCAAGGTCAAAGACGGTTACGCCCGCAACTTCCTGATCCCCAACGGGCGCGCCCGCCGCGCCACCCAAGCCGCTGTGGCCGAGTTTCAGGCGCGCCGCGCCGACCTCGAAACGGCTGCTGCGGCCAAGCTCGCCAGCGCCCAAGAGCTGGGCGCCAAGCTCGGCGGCGTGGGCCTGAAGCTGTCGCAAAAAGCCGGTGTCGATGGCCGCCTGTTTGGCTCGGTCACCAACCACGACATCGCCGACGCGCTGGGCCGCCAAGGCTTTGCCGTCAACAAGGCCCAGGTGCGCATGCCCAACGGCCTGCTCAAGAACGTGGGCGAGTACACGGTGCAAGTGGCCTTGCACACCGACGTGGTGGTCGATGTCAACGTCAGCGTGCTGGGCGAAACCGCTTAA